The proteins below are encoded in one region of Akkermansiaceae bacterium:
- a CDS encoding response regulator transcription factor: MRILVAEDDPRLRSHLVDALRSAGHTTDETGDGGEALWLLGEHDYGAAVLDIMMPGRDGVSVTRAARARGLRTIILLATARGELRDKVSGLDAGADDYLVKPFSTEEMLARLRACERRRRPELGNILRVADLELDLKSRTATRGGVEIVLTNREFALLETLAEASPRPVSKTTLIERVWDRYFDSGTNVVNVYVNYLRKKIDTRGHKPLIHTVRGVGFVLREDDAS, encoded by the coding sequence ATGAGGATTCTCGTAGCGGAAGATGATCCCAGGCTGCGTTCCCACTTGGTCGATGCCCTGCGATCGGCGGGGCACACGACCGATGAGACGGGGGATGGCGGGGAGGCGCTGTGGCTGCTGGGCGAGCACGATTATGGCGCCGCCGTCCTGGACATCATGATGCCGGGGCGCGACGGGGTCAGCGTCACCCGCGCCGCCCGAGCGCGCGGTTTGCGCACGATCATTCTGCTTGCCACCGCGCGTGGCGAGCTGAGGGACAAGGTCAGCGGGCTTGACGCTGGAGCCGATGACTATCTGGTGAAGCCATTTTCCACGGAGGAAATGCTTGCCCGCTTGCGTGCGTGTGAGCGCCGCCGCCGTCCCGAGTTGGGAAACATCCTGCGCGTGGCCGATCTTGAACTGGATCTTAAGTCGCGCACCGCCACGCGCGGCGGAGTTGAAATTGTGCTCACAAACCGCGAGTTTGCTCTGTTGGAAACACTGGCCGAGGCATCACCGCGCCCCGTTTCAAAAACCACTCTGATCGAGCGCGTGTGGGACCGGTATTTTGATTCGGGCACCAATGTCGTGAATGTTTATGTGAACTACCTGCGGAAAAAAATCGATACCCGCGGTCACAAGCCGCTCATTCACACGGTGCGCGGTGTGGGGTTTGTATTGAGGGAGGACGACGCGTCGTGA
- a CDS encoding calcium/sodium antiporter yields MITILFLILGLVVLTVGADFLVRGASAIAARLGLSALVIGLTVVAFGTSAPELAVSVKASLAGQGGIAVGNIVGSNIFNVAAILGISALICPLAVNLNIIRRDMPIMLAASVLFVLLLTTGGELARWEGLLMFAILLVYTSWSIRVSKRELSAGMEIVLPDGAGPTPPGRPLVFSVGLALVGLVMLVVGARLFVDNASAIARVLGWSEAAIGLTIVAAGTSMPELATSVVASIRRQTDIAIGNVVGSNIFNLLCIGGLAASVNPLETGGVRLVDFGAMLVTSVILLPLMRSGFRISRAEGAVLIALFLAYLWLVWP; encoded by the coding sequence ATGATCACCATCCTGTTTCTCATCCTCGGTCTCGTTGTGCTCACCGTTGGTGCGGATTTTCTTGTGCGCGGCGCGTCGGCGATTGCGGCCCGGCTCGGCCTGAGCGCCCTGGTCATCGGACTGACCGTGGTCGCCTTCGGCACCAGCGCGCCGGAGCTGGCGGTGTCGGTAAAAGCCTCGCTCGCCGGCCAGGGCGGGATTGCGGTCGGCAACATTGTCGGCTCTAACATATTCAACGTCGCCGCCATCCTCGGCATCTCCGCACTGATCTGTCCGCTCGCGGTGAACCTCAACATAATCCGCAGGGACATGCCGATCATGCTCGCTGCCTCGGTGCTGTTTGTGCTTTTGCTGACCACCGGCGGCGAACTGGCGCGCTGGGAGGGTTTGTTGATGTTTGCGATTCTGTTAGTCTATACAAGCTGGTCGATCCGTGTTTCAAAACGGGAGCTCTCCGCCGGGATGGAGATCGTCCTGCCGGACGGCGCGGGCCCGACTCCACCGGGCCGCCCGCTGGTGTTCAGTGTCGGCCTGGCACTGGTCGGGCTGGTGATGCTGGTGGTCGGTGCGAGGTTGTTCGTCGACAATGCCTCCGCCATTGCGCGTGTGCTCGGATGGAGCGAGGCCGCAATCGGGCTGACCATCGTCGCCGCGGGCACCTCGATGCCGGAGCTGGCAACCTCGGTGGTCGCCTCAATACGCCGCCAGACGGACATCGCCATCGGCAACGTCGTCGGCTCCAACATTTTCAACCTGCTCTGCATCGGCGGCCTCGCCGCATCGGTGAACCCGCTGGAGACCGGCGGTGTGCGGCTGGTCGATTTTGGAGCGATGCTGGTCACCTCCGTGATACTGCTGCCGCTGATGCGCAGCGGCTTCCGCATCAGCCGCGCCGAGGGCGCAGTCCTGATCGCCCTGTTCCTCGCTTACCTCTGGTTGGTCTGGCCGTGA
- a CDS encoding rubrerythrin family protein gives MKQKLFSITIALAALTVTTEAATTVQNLNRTYQSESNAANRYRQFASKADAENLRQTAKLFRAAAVSEEIHSKIVARAIVKIGGRIDTFKLDAVTPGTTAENLQSAIRDETAESGTDYRGFLTIAKADREKSAVRAFNYSMRSDKELATLFQHALDDIRGETSITCYVCEDCGLVVIKLPEKKCPICREGLKEFKIIN, from the coding sequence ATGAAACAGAAACTATTCTCCATCACCATCGCCCTCGCTGCCCTCACTGTTACGACAGAGGCGGCAACCACCGTTCAGAATCTCAACCGCACCTATCAGAGTGAGTCCAATGCGGCGAACCGATACCGGCAATTTGCCAGCAAGGCCGATGCCGAGAACCTCAGGCAAACTGCGAAACTCTTTCGGGCAGCCGCAGTGTCCGAGGAGATCCACAGCAAGATCGTCGCGCGGGCCATCGTGAAAATCGGTGGTCGAATCGATACTTTCAAGCTCGATGCAGTCACGCCCGGCACCACTGCGGAGAATCTCCAAAGTGCGATCAGGGATGAGACAGCGGAAAGCGGCACCGACTACCGTGGCTTTCTAACAATCGCCAAGGCCGACAGGGAGAAGTCCGCTGTCCGTGCATTCAACTATAGCATGCGTAGCGATAAAGAACTCGCGACGCTTTTTCAACACGCGCTTGACGACATCCGTGGAGAGACGTCCATCACCTGTTACGTGTGTGAGGATTGTGGTTTGGTAGTGATCAAGCTACCAGAAAAGAAATGTCCCATCTGTCGCGAGGGATTGAAGGAGTTCAAAATCATCAACTAA
- a CDS encoding cytochrome b/b6 domain-containing protein: MKKNILVWDLPLRLFHWTFAGSLTVALAIGFLVDDDSPVFQLHTLFGLVAAFALVIRVLLGVVGSRHNRFSAMPLRPGAVVTYFLGTLTGKARRYIGHNPGCALAAMVMFTLVPLLIVSGAGWLGEIGEELHEGLAIALLATIAAHLAGIIWHTLRHKEAIGMSMVTGRKKGPEEEGLANARPGWAIVMLAVGIAWVWALFSSHDPRAETVRIPLTGIVLDIGEYDGGEYTDDDDDD, from the coding sequence ATGAAAAAAAACATACTCGTTTGGGATCTGCCGCTGCGTTTGTTCCACTGGACCTTTGCCGGCTCGCTCACTGTGGCGCTCGCCATCGGATTTCTGGTGGATGATGATAGCCCGGTTTTTCAACTGCACACGCTTTTTGGACTGGTTGCGGCGTTCGCGCTGGTGATTCGGGTTCTCCTGGGGGTGGTGGGGTCGCGACACAACCGCTTCTCCGCCATGCCGCTGAGACCTGGCGCTGTGGTGACTTATTTTTTGGGGACATTGACCGGCAAGGCGCGGCGCTACATCGGGCACAACCCGGGATGTGCGCTGGCTGCCATGGTGATGTTCACCCTTGTTCCCTTACTGATTGTATCCGGCGCGGGGTGGCTGGGTGAAATCGGCGAGGAACTCCACGAGGGGCTGGCGATCGCCCTGTTGGCAACAATAGCAGCCCACCTTGCGGGTATCATCTGGCACACACTGCGCCATAAGGAGGCCATCGGCATGTCGATGGTCACAGGTCGCAAGAAAGGTCCGGAGGAGGAAGGGCTGGCAAACGCCCGCCCAGGATGGGCTATCGTTATGCTGGCCGTCGGCATCGCCTGGGTCTGGGCACTTTTTTCCAGCCACGATCCCAGGGCTGAGACTGTCCGGATTCCCCTCACCGGAATCGTGCTTGATATTGGTGAATACGATGGCGGGGAATATACGGACGACGATGATGATGATTGA